AGCAACTGCTCTTGCTACGTTGGCAGGTACGGTATCCAtgttaagtttttcttttggaTGATCTATTTTTTCTCTAGTTGTAGCTTTTACATCCTGTAACTGCAGCATTGAATTTTTATGCGTTTTGGTGGTTTTAGAATTTTCTGGTCTTAAGGTGATtggttttgtattttttactatttgctcATCGCCTAAAACTCCAtctttgcttttctttattttaagttctgcattttttttttcaagcgattctttgttttctaatgCACTAGCATGTTTGTTGCTATCTTTAACGACAGgatcttttttcttgtttacttGAACTTTTCCATTGGCTTTGGAATTGCGTTGTTTGTTAAGAAAATCTGATATGATATCTCGTTTTTCTCGGTCATATAAGCTTTCTGCATtactttttgtttctttttcataaattacaTTATCGTCATGGTGATAATTATCAGtagataaaactattttaaaatcctGGTTTGATCTTCTTTGAcggtgttttttattttcgaaattctcttcttttaaagtattattgtGCAGTTTTGAATTAATAACAAATCT
Above is a window of Hydra vulgaris chromosome 10, alternate assembly HydraT2T_AEP DNA encoding:
- the LOC101239119 gene encoding uncharacterized protein LOC101239119, producing MIGVHVIVLAVVVSMHNCLKLSDLPVLKKWEIPSHHISKHIGRKFKDLENLDTKRSHHWELQPDFTSNEVDWYEDPEKVKLDFNYKSFLDEEESSLKSEASIPHSKQIANNGVKRYNIARNPETYKTANFARFVINSKLHNNTLKEENFENKKHRQRRSNQDFKIVLSTDNYHHDDNVIYEKETKSNAESLYDREKRDIISDFLNKQRNSKANGKVQVNKKKDPVVKDSNKHASALENKESLEKKNAELKIKKSKDGVLGDEQIVKNTKPITLRPENSKTTKTHKNSMLQLQDVKATTREKIDHPKEKLNMDTVPANVARAVAMAMEQLKRDKMWGKVFVHVRPSGQLKVMVQETTKMDDDTNKK